The following proteins come from a genomic window of Streptomyces liliiviolaceus:
- a CDS encoding TolB-like translocation protein, producing the protein MYASTRTTRTSTRTTTRTALAKALVAAALTTTALTGTAANAAPGVPHAAPRTEPVSVTPDGRAGDGASDDAAISRNGRYVAFSSDADDLDPNVPHGGMYLRDLRTDTTRFAGFGDVVAALDDGRLVYSASGDVSLLDLRTGRQEKFGIEIPEGFSGPPGAVSVSPNGRYAVYTLNGTGEGSVVFLRDRTAGTTERISHPRPTWEPRNAFEPTVSDDGRRVVYQYNYANGPRGDDWGDVWVYDRRTGERVQADRSHDGSATEKESLRPSLSGDGRTVVFESRDTHLVPDDTDGAWNVFVHDLATGTNRRIHGTQGGPGEAYTRNPAVSADGRYVTFMTEVTEAGAQYGKEWPVYLRDLKTGTTVLVTPDTTGGTATADVLPGRIADGARRIAFRSADPSLIPAGDTNDGTDVFVRHLR; encoded by the coding sequence TTGTACGCCAGCACGCGCACCACCCGCACCAGCACCCGCACGACCACCCGCACCGCACTCGCCAAGGCTCTCGTCGCCGCCGCGCTGACCACGACGGCTCTGACGGGCACCGCGGCGAACGCCGCGCCCGGCGTCCCGCACGCCGCACCGCGCACCGAGCCGGTCAGCGTCACACCCGACGGGAGAGCGGGCGACGGGGCCTCGGACGACGCCGCCATCAGCCGCAACGGCCGGTACGTCGCCTTCTCCTCGGACGCCGACGACCTCGACCCGAACGTCCCGCACGGGGGCATGTACCTGCGCGACCTGCGCACCGACACGACCCGTTTCGCGGGCTTCGGCGACGTGGTGGCGGCCCTGGACGACGGCCGGCTCGTGTACTCCGCGTCCGGCGACGTGTCGCTCCTCGACCTGCGCACGGGCCGGCAGGAGAAGTTCGGCATCGAGATCCCCGAGGGCTTCTCCGGCCCGCCCGGCGCGGTCTCCGTCAGCCCGAACGGCCGGTACGCCGTCTACACGCTGAACGGGACCGGCGAGGGCTCCGTCGTCTTCCTGCGCGACCGGACCGCCGGCACCACCGAGCGGATCAGCCACCCGCGGCCCACCTGGGAGCCGCGCAACGCCTTCGAGCCGACGGTCAGCGACGACGGCCGCCGCGTCGTCTACCAGTACAACTACGCCAACGGTCCGCGCGGCGACGACTGGGGGGACGTCTGGGTGTACGACCGCCGCACCGGCGAGCGCGTCCAGGCCGACCGCTCCCACGACGGCTCGGCCACCGAGAAGGAGTCGCTGCGCCCGTCCCTCAGCGGCGACGGCCGTACGGTCGTCTTCGAGTCCAGGGACACCCACCTGGTGCCCGACGACACCGACGGCGCCTGGAACGTCTTCGTGCACGACCTCGCCACCGGCACCAACCGCCGCATCCACGGCACCCAGGGCGGCCCCGGTGAGGCCTACACCCGTAACCCCGCGGTGAGTGCCGACGGGCGGTACGTCACGTTCATGACGGAGGTGACGGAGGCGGGCGCCCAGTACGGCAAGGAGTGGCCCGTCTACCTGCGGGACCTGAAGACGGGCACCACCGTCCTGGTCACGCCCGACACCACCGGCGGCACGGCCACCGCCGACGTCCTGCCGGGCCGGATCGCCGACGGCGCCCGCCGCATCGCCTTCCGGTCCGCGGACCCGTCGCTGATCCCGGCCGGCGACACGAACGACGGCACCGACGTGTTCGTCCGCCACCTGCGGTGA
- a CDS encoding TetR/AcrR family transcriptional regulator, which translates to MGMIAERGLEKLTMAALGGEVGMSSGHLLYYFRSKDELLLRTLEWSEGLLGTERGRLLTRAAPARERLDAYVDLYVPGGHRDPHWTLWLEVWNRSQNADDDARDRQAAIEGAWHRDLVALLAEGVSRGEFRPVDPDRFATRLRALLDGFSIHVAIGLRGTDRGQVLGHVSEFLDEALRPPTPSKTPPDA; encoded by the coding sequence ATGGGAATGATCGCCGAGCGTGGGCTGGAGAAGCTCACCATGGCGGCGCTCGGCGGGGAGGTCGGGATGAGCAGCGGCCATCTCCTCTACTACTTCCGCTCCAAGGACGAGTTGCTGCTGCGCACCCTCGAATGGAGCGAGGGCCTGCTCGGCACCGAGCGGGGCCGGCTGCTGACCCGGGCGGCTCCGGCGCGCGAACGCCTCGACGCGTACGTCGACCTGTACGTGCCCGGCGGCCACCGCGATCCGCACTGGACCCTCTGGCTCGAAGTCTGGAACCGCTCGCAGAACGCCGACGACGACGCCCGCGACCGCCAGGCCGCGATCGAGGGCGCCTGGCACCGCGACCTGGTGGCACTGCTCGCGGAGGGCGTCTCGCGCGGCGAGTTCCGGCCGGTCGACCCCGACCGCTTCGCCACCCGCCTGCGCGCCCTACTCGACGGCTTCTCCATCCATGTGGCGATCGGCCTGCGGGGGACGGACCGGGGGCAGGTCCTCGGCCACGTAAGCGAGTTCCTGGACGAGGCGCTGCGCCCGCCGACGCCCTCGAAGACGCCCCCGGACGCCTGA
- a CDS encoding agmatine deiminase family protein, with the protein MTTAAADGFRMPAEWAPHERTWMAWPGPNPTFDDPADLAEACAAWAAVARAVRRFEPVTVVCGPGRSAEARALLGPGIDTVEHDLDDAWMRDIGPTFLTGAEGELAAVDWTFNGWGAQAWARWEHDATIGAYVSDLAGARTYASALVNEGGAIHVDGEGTVLLTETVQLGPERNPGWTREEVEAEIHGMLGTRKAIWLPRGLTGDYPAPPGAGDHGAPDSFGTLGHVDIVAAFARPGVVVAHSQPDPAHPDHEVSKEIIGLLRSATDARGRRVEVVEVPAPTVLEADGHWADYSYINHYLCNGGVVLCAFDDPRDETAAGIFRRLFPDRTVTLVDARAIFAGGGGIHCITQQQPKAGREEAR; encoded by the coding sequence ATGACGACCGCTGCCGCCGACGGCTTCCGCATGCCCGCCGAGTGGGCCCCGCACGAACGCACCTGGATGGCGTGGCCGGGCCCGAACCCCACCTTCGACGACCCCGCCGACCTCGCCGAGGCATGCGCTGCCTGGGCGGCGGTGGCCCGCGCGGTACGCCGCTTCGAGCCGGTCACGGTCGTGTGCGGACCCGGCCGGTCCGCGGAGGCCCGAGCCCTGCTGGGCCCCGGCATCGACACCGTCGAGCACGACCTCGACGACGCCTGGATGCGGGACATCGGCCCCACCTTCCTCACCGGGGCCGAGGGCGAACTCGCCGCCGTGGACTGGACGTTCAACGGCTGGGGCGCGCAGGCCTGGGCCCGCTGGGAGCACGACGCCACGATCGGGGCGTACGTGTCGGACCTCGCCGGCGCCCGTACGTACGCCTCGGCGCTCGTCAACGAGGGCGGCGCGATCCATGTCGACGGCGAGGGCACGGTCCTGCTGACCGAGACCGTGCAGCTCGGGCCCGAGCGCAACCCCGGCTGGACCCGCGAGGAGGTCGAGGCCGAGATCCACGGCATGCTCGGCACCCGCAAGGCGATCTGGCTCCCACGCGGCCTGACCGGCGACTACCCGGCCCCGCCCGGCGCAGGGGACCACGGGGCCCCCGACAGTTTCGGCACCCTCGGACACGTGGACATCGTCGCCGCCTTCGCCCGCCCCGGAGTCGTCGTCGCGCACTCCCAGCCCGACCCGGCCCACCCCGACCACGAGGTGTCGAAGGAGATCATCGGGCTGCTGCGGTCCGCGACCGACGCGCGCGGCCGGCGCGTCGAGGTCGTCGAGGTGCCCGCCCCGACGGTCCTGGAGGCCGACGGCCACTGGGCCGACTACTCGTACATCAACCACTACCTCTGCAACGGCGGAGTCGTCCTCTGCGCCTTCGACGACCCGCGCGACGAGACCGCGGCCGGCATCTTCCGCCGTCTGTTCCCCGACCGGACGGTCACGCTGGTGGACGCACGGGCGATCTTCGCGGGCGGCGGCGGCATCCACTGCATCACCCAGCAGCAGCCGAAGGCCGGCCGCGAGGAGGCACGGTGA
- a CDS encoding urease subunit alpha, with protein MNPYEYAATHGPRAGDRVRLGDSGLTVRVESDAQKYGDEFLAGFGKTARDGLHLKAAAVRDTCDVVISNVLVMDVAQGIRKVSIGIREGRITAIGRAGNPDTLDGVDVVVGTGTTIVSGEGLIATAGAVDTHVHLLSPRIMEASLASGVTTIVGQEFGPVWGVGVNSPWALRHAFNAFDAWPVNIGFLARGSSSDPAPLVEALAEGGASGFKVHEDMGAHTRALDTALRVAEEHDVQVALHSDGLNECLSVEDTLSVLDGRTIHAFHIEGCGGGHVPNVLKMAGVANVIGSSTNPTLPFGRDAVAEHYGMIVSVHDLKPDLPGDAAMARDRIRAGTMGAEDVLHDLGAIGITSSDAQGMGRAGETVRRTFAMAGKMKAQLGPLEGDGPDDDNARVLRYLAKLTINPALAHGLAHEVGSIETGKLADIVLWRPEFFGAKPQLVLKSGFPAYGVVGDPNAATDTCEPLVLGPQFGAHGGTPADLSVAFVAQAALDQGNDLMPTRRRRVAVRGTRGIGPADLRLNSRTGDVDVDRDTGLVTLDGDPLRSEPAESVSLNRLYFL; from the coding sequence ATGAACCCGTACGAGTACGCCGCCACCCACGGACCCCGCGCGGGCGACCGCGTCCGCCTCGGCGACTCCGGGCTGACCGTCCGCGTCGAGTCCGACGCCCAGAAGTACGGCGACGAGTTCCTCGCCGGGTTCGGCAAGACGGCCCGCGACGGACTGCACCTCAAGGCCGCGGCGGTCCGCGACACCTGCGACGTCGTGATCAGCAACGTCCTCGTGATGGACGTGGCGCAGGGGATCAGGAAGGTGTCGATCGGCATCCGGGAGGGCCGGATCACGGCGATCGGCCGGGCCGGTAACCCCGACACCCTCGACGGCGTGGATGTCGTCGTGGGCACCGGCACGACGATCGTCTCCGGCGAAGGCCTGATCGCCACCGCCGGAGCCGTCGACACCCATGTGCACCTGCTGTCGCCGCGCATCATGGAGGCCTCGCTCGCCTCCGGGGTCACGACGATCGTCGGCCAGGAGTTCGGCCCCGTGTGGGGCGTCGGCGTCAACTCGCCCTGGGCCCTGCGGCACGCCTTCAACGCGTTCGACGCCTGGCCGGTCAACATCGGCTTCCTCGCCCGGGGTTCGTCCTCGGACCCGGCCCCGCTCGTCGAGGCCCTCGCCGAGGGCGGCGCGTCCGGCTTCAAGGTCCACGAGGACATGGGCGCCCACACCCGAGCCCTGGACACCGCGCTGCGCGTGGCCGAGGAGCACGACGTACAGGTCGCGCTGCACAGCGACGGCCTGAACGAGTGCCTGTCCGTCGAGGACACCCTGAGCGTCCTCGACGGCCGGACCATCCACGCCTTCCACATCGAGGGCTGCGGCGGCGGCCACGTACCGAACGTCCTGAAGATGGCGGGCGTGGCGAACGTCATCGGCTCCTCCACCAACCCCACGCTGCCCTTCGGCCGGGACGCGGTCGCCGAGCACTACGGGATGATCGTCTCCGTCCACGACCTCAAGCCCGACCTGCCCGGCGACGCGGCGATGGCCCGCGACCGGATACGCGCCGGGACCATGGGCGCCGAGGACGTGCTGCACGACCTCGGCGCCATCGGCATCACCTCGTCGGACGCGCAGGGCATGGGCCGCGCGGGCGAGACCGTACGCCGGACCTTCGCGATGGCCGGGAAGATGAAGGCCCAGCTCGGGCCGCTGGAGGGCGACGGCCCGGACGACGACAACGCGCGCGTCCTGCGCTACCTCGCCAAACTGACGATCAACCCGGCCCTCGCGCACGGCCTCGCCCACGAGGTCGGCTCCATCGAGACCGGCAAGCTCGCCGACATCGTCCTGTGGCGCCCCGAGTTCTTCGGCGCGAAGCCCCAACTCGTCCTGAAGTCCGGCTTCCCGGCGTACGGGGTCGTGGGCGACCCGAACGCGGCCACCGACACCTGTGAACCCCTGGTGCTCGGCCCGCAGTTCGGGGCGCACGGCGGCACCCCCGCCGACCTCTCGGTGGCGTTCGTCGCACAGGCGGCGCTCGACCAGGGCAACGACCTCATGCCGACCCGTCGGCGCCGGGTGGCCGTGCGCGGCACCCGCGGCATCGGCCCTGCGGACCTGCGTCTCAACTCCCGTACGGGAGACGTCGACGTGGACCGGGACACCGGTCTGGTCACGCTCGACGGCGACCCCCTGCGCTCGGAGCCGGCCGAGTCCGTGTCACTCAACCGCCTGTACTTCCTCTGA
- the ureA gene encoding urease subunit gamma codes for MRLTPTERDRLLLFGAAELARARRARGLKLNVPEATAVIADAVCEAARDGRRLAEAIAAAGSVLGPDDVLPGVADIVTEVHVEAVFDDGSRLAIVTDPIGGGLGPAAPGALLPGPEHTDPHPTRTLTVTNTATVPVSVTSHFHFFEANPRLAFDRAAAYGTHLAVPAGASTRFAPGETVEVGLLPIGGDRVAIGFAGLVDGPLDAPGAKAEALRRAAACGYLGAVAPEGGNA; via the coding sequence ATGCGACTCACTCCCACCGAACGCGACCGCCTCCTCCTCTTCGGCGCAGCCGAACTCGCCCGTGCCCGCCGAGCCCGCGGCCTGAAGTTGAACGTCCCCGAGGCGACAGCCGTCATCGCGGACGCCGTCTGCGAGGCGGCCCGCGACGGACGGCGGCTCGCGGAGGCCATCGCCGCGGCCGGATCGGTACTCGGCCCGGACGACGTGCTCCCCGGCGTCGCGGACATCGTCACGGAGGTCCACGTGGAGGCCGTCTTCGACGACGGCTCCCGCCTCGCGATCGTCACCGACCCGATCGGCGGCGGGCTGGGCCCGGCCGCCCCGGGCGCCCTCCTGCCCGGCCCCGAGCACACCGACCCCCACCCCACCCGCACGCTCACCGTCACCAACACCGCCACCGTCCCCGTCTCGGTGACCTCCCACTTCCACTTCTTCGAGGCCAACCCCCGCCTCGCCTTCGACCGTGCCGCCGCCTACGGCACCCACCTCGCCGTCCCCGCCGGCGCGTCCACCCGCTTCGCCCCGGGCGAGACGGTCGAGGTCGGCCTCCTGCCGATCGGCGGCGACCGCGTGGCGATCGGCTTCGCGGGCCTCGTGGACGGCCCGCTGGACGCCCCGGGCGCCAAGGCGGAGGCCCTGCGCAGAGCGGCGGCCTGCGGATACCTGGGAGCGGTCGCCCCCGAGGGAGGGAACGCATGA
- a CDS encoding branched-chain amino acid aminotransferase, with product MTTPTIELKPSSSPLSDAEREAILASPGFGRHFTDHMVTIKWTEGRGWHDGQLVPYGPLSVDPATSVLHYAQEIFEGLKAYRQPDGSVATFRPDRNALRFQSSARRLAMPELPVETFVEACDVLIQQDKAWVPAHGGEESLYLRPFMIATEVGLGVRPANEYLFIVIASPAGAYFPGGVKPVSIWLSEDRVRAVPGGVGDAKTGGNYAASLLAQAEAAAQGCDQVCYLDAVEHKWVEELGGMNLYFVYGDRIVTPTLSGSILEGVTRDSLLSVARDLGYGSEEARVSSDQWRRDAENGTLTEVFACGTAAVITPVGTVKSAAGEWQQSGGGPGEVTLKLREALLNIQRGVSKDPHNWMHPVS from the coding sequence ATGACGACGCCCACGATCGAGCTAAAGCCCTCCTCGTCCCCGCTGTCCGACGCGGAGCGTGAGGCCATCCTGGCCAGCCCGGGATTCGGCCGCCACTTCACCGACCACATGGTGACGATCAAGTGGACGGAGGGCCGCGGCTGGCACGACGGCCAGCTCGTCCCGTACGGCCCGCTCTCCGTCGACCCCGCGACGAGCGTCCTGCACTACGCGCAGGAGATCTTCGAGGGGCTGAAGGCCTACCGGCAGCCCGACGGGTCGGTCGCCACGTTCCGCCCGGACCGCAACGCCCTGCGCTTCCAGTCGTCCGCCCGCCGGCTGGCCATGCCCGAGCTGCCCGTCGAGACCTTCGTCGAGGCCTGTGACGTGCTGATCCAGCAGGACAAGGCGTGGGTGCCGGCGCACGGCGGCGAGGAGTCGCTCTATCTGCGGCCGTTCATGATCGCCACCGAGGTCGGTCTCGGGGTGCGGCCCGCGAACGAGTACCTCTTCATCGTCATCGCGTCGCCCGCCGGGGCGTACTTCCCGGGCGGGGTGAAGCCCGTCTCCATCTGGCTGTCCGAGGACCGGGTGCGCGCCGTCCCGGGGGGCGTGGGCGACGCCAAGACCGGCGGCAACTACGCCGCGTCCCTGCTCGCGCAGGCCGAGGCCGCGGCGCAGGGGTGCGACCAGGTCTGCTACCTCGACGCGGTCGAGCACAAGTGGGTGGAGGAGCTGGGCGGCATGAACCTGTACTTCGTGTACGGGGACAGGATCGTCACGCCCACGCTCAGCGGGTCCATCCTGGAGGGCGTCACCCGTGACTCGCTCCTGTCGGTCGCCCGTGACCTCGGTTACGGGTCCGAGGAGGCGCGCGTCTCCAGCGACCAGTGGAGGCGTGACGCGGAGAACGGGACGCTCACGGAGGTGTTCGCGTGCGGGACGGCGGCGGTGATCACGCCTGTCGGTACGGTGAAGAGTGCGGCGGGTGAGTGGCAGCAGAGTGGGGGTGGGCCCGGTGAGGTCACGCTGAAGCTCCGTGAGGCGCTGCTGAACATCCAGCGGGGTGTGTCGAAGGACCCCCACAACTGGATGCACCCGGTGTCCTGA
- a CDS encoding 3-isopropylmalate dehydrogenase produces MSRSIDLAVIPGDGIGQEVVAQGLKVLSAVLPQDVKLETKEFDFGARRYRATGETLTDADLEALKQHDAILLGAIGDPSVPSGVLERGFLLKLRFAFDHHVNLRPSKLLPGVATPLAGQPEIDFVVVREGTEGPYTGNGGTIRKGTPHEVATEVSVNTAFGVERVVRDAFARAQARPRKKLTLVHKNNVLTFAGHLWTNTFNKVAEEFPEVTTDYIHVDAATIYLVTDPARFDVIVTDNLFGDIITDLAAAVSGGIGVAASGNINPSGEFPSMFEPVHGSAPDIAGQGKADPSATVLSVALLLRHLGHETEAARIEDAVSADLAERGTTTRTTEEIGDALAARVSG; encoded by the coding sequence ATGTCTCGCAGCATCGATCTCGCAGTGATCCCCGGTGACGGCATCGGCCAGGAAGTCGTGGCCCAAGGCCTGAAGGTCCTCTCCGCCGTCCTCCCGCAGGATGTGAAGCTGGAGACCAAGGAGTTCGACTTCGGCGCCCGGCGCTACCGCGCCACCGGTGAGACCCTCACCGACGCCGACCTCGAAGCACTGAAGCAGCACGACGCCATCCTGCTCGGCGCGATCGGCGACCCGTCGGTCCCCTCCGGCGTCCTGGAGCGCGGCTTCCTGCTGAAGCTCCGCTTCGCCTTCGACCACCACGTCAACCTGCGGCCGTCGAAGCTCCTGCCGGGTGTCGCCACCCCGCTCGCGGGCCAGCCGGAGATCGACTTCGTCGTCGTCCGCGAGGGCACCGAGGGTCCGTACACCGGCAACGGCGGCACGATCCGCAAGGGCACCCCGCACGAGGTCGCCACCGAGGTCTCCGTGAACACGGCCTTCGGTGTCGAGCGCGTCGTGCGCGACGCCTTCGCCCGCGCCCAGGCCCGCCCCCGCAAGAAGCTCACGCTGGTCCACAAGAACAACGTGCTCACCTTCGCGGGCCACCTGTGGACGAACACCTTCAACAAGGTGGCCGAGGAGTTCCCCGAGGTCACCACGGACTACATCCACGTGGACGCCGCGACGATCTACCTCGTCACGGACCCCGCGCGCTTCGACGTGATCGTCACCGACAACCTCTTCGGCGACATCATCACCGACCTCGCCGCGGCCGTCTCCGGCGGCATCGGCGTCGCCGCGTCCGGCAACATCAACCCGAGCGGCGAGTTCCCGTCCATGTTCGAGCCGGTCCACGGCTCGGCCCCGGACATCGCGGGCCAGGGCAAGGCCGACCCCAGCGCCACCGTGCTGTCGGTCGCCCTCCTGCTGCGCCACCTCGGTCACGAGACCGAGGCCGCCCGTATCGAGGACGCCGTCTCCGCCGACCTCGCGGAGCGCGGCACCACCACCCGTACCACCGAGGAGATCGGCGACGCGCTCGCCGCCCGAGTATCCGGCTGA
- a CDS encoding LysR family transcriptional regulator: protein MQAADLAPQELRTLVAVAGEGGFSAAAVALGTTQSAVSHAVRGIERKLGVVLFDRGRYGARPTPAGARAVTHARRVLRMLETLAAETRGVGAGPDGGDTVAGPLRVAAFRSAALYLLPPALERLTARHPGIEPTVRVVREVGPGTAGEVAEGRADIGIATLGTSTPVPPGLIGDVLLEEPYSLVHPAGHPRPRSLPLVDWRENCSSYTRSWWAGQDWIPCATVRAEDDGAVLSMVGSGLGMAIVPALSLTGAPPTLEIADLGPDRPTRSVGYVTTPELAATLAVRALIRELRELRGLAQRPQAER from the coding sequence ATGCAGGCAGCCGATCTCGCGCCGCAGGAACTGCGAACCCTGGTCGCCGTGGCGGGCGAGGGCGGCTTCTCCGCGGCGGCCGTCGCGCTCGGCACGACCCAGTCCGCCGTGTCCCATGCGGTGCGCGGCATCGAGCGCAAACTCGGCGTGGTCCTCTTCGACCGCGGCCGGTACGGCGCCCGGCCGACCCCCGCCGGGGCCCGCGCCGTCACCCACGCGCGGCGCGTCCTGCGCATGCTGGAGACGCTCGCCGCCGAGACGCGGGGGGTGGGCGCGGGCCCCGACGGCGGCGACACCGTCGCCGGGCCGCTGCGCGTCGCCGCGTTCCGCAGCGCGGCCCTGTATCTGCTGCCGCCCGCGCTGGAACGGCTGACCGCACGCCATCCGGGCATCGAGCCGACGGTACGGGTCGTACGGGAGGTCGGTCCCGGCACGGCGGGGGAGGTGGCCGAGGGCCGGGCCGACATCGGCATCGCCACCCTCGGCACGAGCACGCCGGTACCGCCCGGACTGATCGGCGACGTGCTCCTGGAGGAGCCGTACTCCCTGGTGCATCCGGCCGGCCATCCCCGGCCGCGCTCACTGCCGTTGGTCGACTGGCGGGAGAACTGTTCCTCGTACACGCGGAGTTGGTGGGCCGGGCAGGACTGGATCCCGTGCGCGACGGTCCGGGCCGAGGACGACGGGGCGGTGCTCTCCATGGTCGGCAGCGGTCTGGGCATGGCCATCGTGCCCGCGCTGTCCCTGACGGGCGCCCCGCCCACGCTGGAGATCGCCGACCTCGGCCCCGACCGCCCGACCCGCTCCGTGGGATACGTGACCACACCCGAACTCGCCGCGACGCTCGCGGTGCGCGCGCTGATCAGGGAGCTGCGGGAGCTGCGGGGGCTCGCGCAGCGTCCGCAGGCCGAAAGGTGA
- a CDS encoding NADP-dependent oxidoreductase — MTTPVTTPVTVPPTGTTDVALTVQQTARPTGFPVPDHFRFVESAVPEPAPGTALVENLYWSVDPYHREMMDGDFELDAPLEGRTLGRVVASRDPALREGEIVFHRRGWRTHSVVRPAETRRLPHHDGVPLSAHLSLFGGTGLTAYVGLTRIARLREGDDVFVSAAAGGVGTATGRLARLLGAGRLVGSAGSAAKVAYLKEQVGYDEAFDYHEGPVAGQLAKAAPDGIDLFVDNVGGEHLGAAIGALRRRGRVVRIGTVGQYNTPDAPPVLFDHADVVEKSLRIEGFLVSDHRDVQEELYAFAVPHLLGGRLALDETVVDGFERIVEAFLSMLRGGNTGKMIIRKA; from the coding sequence ATGACCACCCCCGTGACCACCCCCGTGACCGTCCCCCCGACCGGCACCACCGATGTGGCGCTCACCGTGCAGCAGACCGCCCGGCCGACCGGCTTCCCCGTCCCGGACCACTTCCGGTTCGTCGAGTCGGCGGTGCCCGAGCCGGCGCCCGGCACGGCCCTGGTGGAGAACCTGTACTGGTCCGTCGATCCGTACCACCGCGAAATGATGGACGGGGACTTCGAGCTGGACGCCCCGCTGGAGGGCCGCACGCTCGGCCGGGTCGTCGCGTCCCGTGATCCGGCGCTGCGCGAGGGCGAGATCGTGTTCCACCGGCGCGGCTGGCGTACCCACTCCGTCGTACGCCCCGCGGAGACCCGCCGCCTCCCGCACCACGACGGCGTACCGCTCTCCGCGCATCTGAGCCTCTTCGGCGGCACCGGCCTGACCGCGTACGTCGGGCTCACCCGGATCGCGCGGCTGCGCGAGGGCGACGACGTGTTCGTCTCGGCGGCGGCCGGCGGGGTCGGTACGGCCACCGGACGCCTCGCCCGGCTGCTCGGCGCGGGGCGGCTGGTGGGCAGCGCGGGCTCGGCGGCGAAGGTCGCGTACCTGAAGGAGCAGGTCGGCTACGACGAGGCCTTCGACTACCACGAGGGCCCCGTCGCCGGGCAGTTGGCGAAGGCCGCGCCGGACGGCATCGATCTGTTCGTCGACAACGTCGGCGGCGAGCACCTCGGCGCCGCGATCGGCGCCCTGCGCAGACGCGGGCGGGTGGTGCGGATCGGCACGGTCGGCCAGTACAACACCCCGGACGCGCCGCCCGTCCTCTTCGACCACGCCGACGTCGTCGAGAAGAGCCTGCGGATCGAGGGCTTCCTGGTGAGCGACCACCGGGACGTGCAGGAGGAGCTGTACGCGTTCGCCGTCCCCCATCTGCTCGGCGGCAGGCTGGCGCTGGACGAGACGGTCGTCGACGGCTTCGAGCGGATCGTGGAGGCGTTCCTGTCGATGCTGCGGGGCGGCAACACCGGCAAGATGATCATCCGCAAGGCGTGA